The following proteins are encoded in a genomic region of Streptococcus cristatus AS 1.3089:
- a CDS encoding iron-containing alcohol dehydrogenase: protein MSVFYVPSVNLIGKGVINEFGAHVKELGFKKALIVTDHYIASSDILPKVIKPLEAEGIEYVVFEGVDPNPSCKNVYDGLAALQENGCDFIISVGGGSPQDAASCISIMATNGGKPQDYEGLHKSKEKGLPVVAINTTAGTSAEITINYVITDEERKVKMVMVDKNSLALISVNDPELMVSKPANLTAATGMDALTHAVEALVTPSAYGVTKKLSIGAIELIKEYLPRAVANGHDIEAREAMVNAIFLGGMAFNNAGLGYVHSMAHQLGAVYHLPHGVCCAMLLPVVERENAKRVPAAFRNVAKALGLHTEGKTDEECAAYAISEIETLSETVGIPKKLTDLGIEEKDFDFEYLSKNALIDACAPGNPFMPTLEETIALYKELF, encoded by the coding sequence ATGTCAGTTTTCTACGTTCCATCAGTCAATTTGATTGGTAAGGGTGTCATCAATGAATTTGGTGCTCATGTCAAAGAGTTGGGCTTCAAGAAAGCTCTAATTGTTACAGATCACTACATTGCATCCAGTGATATTTTACCAAAAGTCATCAAGCCGCTAGAAGCAGAAGGCATTGAATATGTGGTTTTTGAAGGTGTAGACCCAAATCCTTCTTGTAAGAATGTCTACGATGGCTTAGCTGCTCTTCAAGAAAATGGCTGTGATTTTATCATCAGTGTCGGCGGAGGCTCTCCTCAAGATGCTGCTAGCTGTATTTCTATTATGGCGACAAATGGAGGCAAGCCTCAGGATTATGAGGGGCTCCACAAGTCTAAAGAAAAGGGACTGCCAGTTGTAGCTATCAACACCACGGCAGGGACTTCTGCTGAAATTACCATCAACTATGTCATCACGGACGAAGAACGCAAGGTTAAGATGGTGATGGTTGATAAGAACAGTCTGGCTCTCATCTCTGTCAATGACCCAGAGCTCATGGTTTCAAAACCAGCTAATTTAACAGCAGCGACTGGGATGGATGCTTTGACCCATGCTGTTGAAGCCTTGGTAACTCCTAGTGCTTATGGCGTGACCAAGAAACTGTCGATCGGTGCCATCGAGTTGATTAAGGAATATTTACCGCGAGCAGTTGCTAATGGCCATGATATAGAAGCGCGTGAAGCTATGGTCAATGCTATTTTCCTCGGTGGCATGGCCTTTAACAACGCAGGTCTAGGCTACGTGCATTCGATGGCTCACCAGCTTGGTGCGGTCTATCATCTTCCTCATGGGGTTTGCTGTGCTATGCTCCTGCCAGTAGTCGAGCGTGAAAATGCCAAACGTGTGCCAGCAGCCTTTAGAAATGTAGCTAAAGCTTTAGGCTTGCATACCGAAGGCAAGACTGATGAAGAATGTGCGGCATATGCCATTTCGGAAATCGAAACCTTGTCCGAAACGGTCGGTATTCCTAAGAAATTGACCGATCTTGGTATTGAAGAAAAGGACTTTGACTTTGAATACCTTTCTAAGAATGCCTTGATTGATGCTTGCGCACCTGGTAATCCTTTCATGCCGACTTTGGAAGAAACCATCGCTTTATACAAAGAATTGTTTTAA
- a CDS encoding Cof-type HAD-IIB family hydrolase has translation MIKLIALDMDGTLLTEDKKIPQAHIDAIHQAIQAGVKLVLCTGRPLVGVKPYFQELGLENENEYVIVDNGCAIHQTSDWQLVDWQELKTEDIRYLYSLAEQSQVQLTLFDEEHYFVVGEKASKIVTDDAALVFTSPTEISLEEACSGQHRMFQAMFLGNPEQVDDFENKFAQELCQRFSGVRSQPVIYEAMPKGVTKAFALERLAQALEIKPEEIMALGDANNDIEMLQFAGLGVAMGNASQHVKDLADYVTDSNEENGVATAIARFILGH, from the coding sequence ATGATTAAACTAATTGCCCTTGATATGGACGGCACCTTGCTAACTGAGGACAAAAAGATTCCTCAAGCTCATATTGATGCCATTCACCAAGCTATCCAAGCTGGAGTCAAGCTTGTCCTCTGTACAGGCAGACCGCTCGTGGGTGTCAAGCCTTACTTTCAAGAGCTGGGCTTGGAGAATGAAAATGAATATGTCATCGTAGACAATGGCTGCGCTATCCATCAGACTAGCGATTGGCAGCTTGTTGATTGGCAAGAATTAAAGACCGAAGACATTCGCTACCTCTACAGTTTGGCCGAGCAGAGCCAAGTACAGTTGACCTTGTTTGATGAAGAGCATTACTTCGTCGTAGGAGAGAAAGCCAGCAAAATTGTGACAGATGATGCGGCCCTCGTCTTTACATCTCCTACTGAAATTAGCCTTGAGGAAGCTTGCAGCGGCCAGCATCGAATGTTTCAAGCTATGTTTCTAGGAAATCCTGAGCAAGTAGATGATTTTGAGAACAAGTTCGCTCAAGAACTCTGCCAGCGATTCAGTGGCGTCCGTTCCCAGCCTGTCATCTACGAGGCGATGCCAAAAGGTGTTACCAAAGCCTTTGCCTTAGAGCGTCTGGCGCAAGCTCTAGAAATCAAACCCGAGGAAATCATGGCACTGGGCGATGCTAATAACGATATTGAAATGCTTCAATTTGCTGGCTTGGGTGTTGCCATGGGGAATGCTAGCCAACATGTCAAAGACTTAGCTGACTATGTAACAGATAGCAATGAAGAAAATGGCGTTGCTACAGCTATTGCTAGGTTTATCTTAGGTCACTAA
- the proB gene encoding glutamate 5-kinase, protein MKAKRIVFKVGTSSLTNPDGSLSRAKVREITHQLSVLHEAGHELILVSSGAIAAGFSSLGFKKRPTKVADKQASAAVGQGLLLEEYTTNLLLKKIVSAQILLTQDDFADKRRYKNAHQALSVLLNRGAIPIINENDTVSIEELKVGDNDTLSAQVAAMVQADLLVLLTDVDGLYTANPASDPTAKRLERIETISSDLIDIAGGAGSSNGTGGMLTKIKAATLATMSGVPVYICSSLKSNALLEAASQTRDGSFFSAQDKGLKTQKQWLAFYAKSQGAIYVDQGAAQALRYDGKSLLASGIVRLEGHFSYQDTVTVYEEETGAILGKGRVRFGKSALKDMLRSSKPKGVVIHRDDWISITPELQLLFSEF, encoded by the coding sequence ATGAAAGCAAAGCGTATCGTATTTAAAGTTGGAACGAGCTCATTGACAAATCCTGATGGCAGTTTGTCGCGGGCAAAGGTGCGGGAAATTACCCATCAATTATCGGTCTTGCATGAAGCAGGGCATGAGTTGATTTTGGTATCGTCTGGAGCTATTGCGGCTGGTTTTTCTTCTCTGGGCTTTAAAAAACGCCCAACCAAAGTAGCCGACAAACAGGCTTCGGCCGCTGTTGGTCAAGGTCTTCTCCTAGAGGAGTACACCACTAATCTGCTCTTGAAGAAGATTGTATCTGCCCAGATCTTGCTGACGCAGGATGATTTTGCGGATAAACGGCGTTACAAAAATGCCCACCAAGCTCTGTCAGTCCTCCTCAATCGTGGAGCTATTCCCATTATCAATGAGAATGATACTGTTTCTATCGAGGAGCTAAAAGTAGGTGATAATGACACGCTTAGTGCTCAGGTGGCAGCCATGGTTCAGGCGGATCTTTTGGTACTTTTGACAGATGTTGATGGGCTGTACACGGCTAATCCTGCTTCAGATCCAACTGCCAAACGTCTTGAAAGAATTGAGACTATTTCTAGCGATTTAATTGATATAGCAGGCGGTGCAGGTTCCAGCAATGGGACTGGTGGCATGCTGACCAAGATCAAAGCAGCAACTTTGGCGACCATGTCCGGTGTACCAGTCTATATCTGCTCATCACTTAAAAGCAATGCTTTATTGGAGGCAGCGAGCCAGACTCGAGATGGAAGCTTTTTCTCGGCACAGGATAAGGGCTTGAAGACGCAAAAGCAGTGGCTGGCCTTTTATGCTAAGAGTCAAGGCGCCATCTATGTAGATCAGGGAGCGGCACAGGCACTCCGTTACGATGGTAAAAGCCTTCTGGCATCAGGAATTGTTAGGTTAGAGGGGCATTTTTCCTACCAAGATACGGTGACAGTGTACGAAGAGGAGACTGGTGCGATTTTAGGAAAGGGGCGCGTGCGCTTTGGTAAATCGGCCCTCAAGGACATGCTTCGATCTAGCAAGCCAAAAGGAGTCGTCATTCATCGTGACGATTGGATTTCTATTACTCCAGAGCTCCAACTGCTCTTTTCTGAATTTTAA
- a CDS encoding glutamate-5-semialdehyde dehydrogenase: MTSTQELFEIVKKSKKSINTATTAEKNHALEEMAKQLWLSRADILEANELDMAAAKGKISDVMLDRLYLDEERIAAMAKGIRQLIDLEDPVGQVLERTELENGLVISKKRVAMGVIGIIYESRPNVTSDAAALALKSGSAVVLRSGKDAYQTALAIVTALKEGLAQTKISPDCIQLVSDTSRASAQAMMKAKGYLDLLIPRGGAGLIQAVVENATVPVIETGTGIVHVYVDKDADQGKALAIIENAKTSRPSVCNAMEVLLVHEAIAADFLPRLQKILVTDRDAAQENPVELRLDEKAAKYISGSQAKSEDFDTEFLDYVLAVKLVSSLEEAVEHIEAHSTHHSDAIVTENEAAVAYFTEQVDSAAVYVNASTRFTDGGQFGLGCEMGISTQKLHARGPMGLKELTSYKYVIQGTGQVRK, from the coding sequence ATGACCTCAACACAAGAATTATTTGAAATTGTTAAAAAGTCAAAAAAATCAATCAACACAGCTACAACTGCTGAGAAAAATCATGCTTTGGAAGAAATGGCAAAGCAGCTCTGGCTTTCTCGTGCTGACATTTTAGAAGCCAATGAATTGGATATGGCAGCGGCTAAAGGTAAAATCTCAGATGTAATGCTGGATCGTCTCTATCTGGATGAGGAGCGGATTGCTGCCATGGCAAAGGGTATTCGTCAGCTGATTGACTTAGAGGATCCTGTAGGGCAAGTCTTGGAAAGGACTGAGCTTGAGAACGGCCTCGTCATCAGCAAAAAGCGGGTGGCTATGGGCGTGATTGGGATTATCTACGAAAGCCGGCCTAATGTAACCTCTGATGCTGCTGCTCTAGCTCTAAAAAGTGGTAGCGCAGTCGTCCTCAGAAGTGGTAAGGATGCTTATCAGACAGCGCTAGCTATTGTCACAGCTTTGAAAGAAGGCTTGGCTCAGACCAAGATTTCACCGGATTGTATCCAGTTGGTTTCTGATACTAGTCGGGCTTCCGCTCAGGCCATGATGAAGGCCAAGGGCTATCTGGATTTGCTCATTCCTCGTGGTGGTGCGGGACTGATTCAGGCGGTCGTGGAAAATGCTACCGTGCCAGTTATCGAGACAGGTACCGGAATTGTCCATGTCTATGTAGATAAGGATGCTGATCAAGGCAAGGCTTTGGCGATTATTGAGAATGCTAAGACCAGTCGCCCTTCTGTCTGCAATGCTATGGAAGTACTACTGGTTCATGAAGCGATTGCAGCTGACTTTTTGCCACGTTTGCAGAAGATCTTGGTGACTGATCGTGATGCTGCGCAAGAAAACCCTGTTGAATTACGGTTGGATGAGAAAGCAGCTAAGTATATCTCGGGCTCGCAAGCTAAATCGGAAGATTTTGATACCGAATTTTTGGATTACGTCTTAGCGGTCAAGCTGGTTTCTTCTCTGGAAGAAGCGGTGGAGCATATCGAAGCCCACAGCACCCATCACTCGGATGCCATTGTGACGGAGAATGAAGCAGCGGTAGCTTACTTCACAGAGCAGGTGGATAGCGCAGCAGTTTATGTCAATGCCTCAACCCGCTTTACAGATGGCGGTCAATTTGGCCTTGGCTGCGAAATGGGGATTTCTACTCAAAAACTACATGCCAGAGGTCCCATGGGACTGAAAGAGCTGACCAGCTATAAATACGTCATCCAAGGGACTGGTCAAGTGAGGAAATAA
- the proC gene encoding pyrroline-5-carboxylate reductase, protein MKIGFIGLGNMGGSLARLVAQVERYSSELLLANRSRDKAEKLAAEVGGQPVSNEEVFAQAEVIILGIKPAQFEGLLADYQEVLEERESLLLVSMAAGLSLERLEKMTPSHHRWIRMMPNTPVVVGEGVISYALSQQAHQEDEALFRELLSSAGLLVKLDEKQLDAATALAGCGPAFVYLFIEALADAGVRAGLSRDISLQLANQTLLGAAKLSQISGQHPAQLKDQVCSPAGSTIVGVASLEENAFRGTVMDAVQAAYKRTQELGK, encoded by the coding sequence ATGAAAATTGGATTTATTGGTCTGGGAAATATGGGCGGCAGTCTTGCTCGCCTAGTTGCCCAAGTTGAAAGATATAGCAGCGAATTACTCCTAGCTAATCGCAGTCGTGACAAGGCTGAAAAGCTTGCTGCAGAAGTTGGTGGTCAGCCGGTCAGCAATGAAGAAGTTTTTGCCCAGGCAGAGGTGATTATTCTGGGTATCAAACCAGCTCAGTTTGAGGGTTTACTGGCTGACTATCAGGAAGTTCTAGAAGAACGGGAGTCTCTTCTGCTGGTTTCGATGGCTGCAGGCCTGTCCTTGGAAAGATTGGAAAAAATGACACCTAGTCACCATCGTTGGATTCGGATGATGCCTAATACACCCGTAGTCGTAGGTGAGGGTGTTATTAGCTATGCCTTATCCCAGCAAGCACATCAAGAGGACGAAGCCTTGTTCCGTGAACTTCTTTCTTCTGCTGGTCTTTTGGTCAAACTTGATGAAAAGCAGTTGGATGCGGCGACAGCTCTTGCTGGCTGTGGACCAGCTTTCGTCTATCTTTTTATAGAGGCTTTAGCGGATGCAGGTGTCCGAGCAGGACTCAGTCGCGATATATCGCTGCAGCTAGCTAATCAGACACTTTTAGGCGCTGCTAAGCTGAGTCAGATCAGTGGCCAACATCCTGCCCAGCTCAAAGATCAGGTCTGCAGTCCGGCCGGTTCGACCATCGTCGGGGTAGCTAGTCTGGAAGAAAATGCCTTTCGAGGAACAGTCATGGATGCCGTTCAAGCTGCCTACAAGAGGACGCAGGAGTTGGGGAAATAA
- a CDS encoding DUF2130 domain-containing protein — MNEIKCPNCGEVFTVNESQYSELLSQVRTAEFDKEIHARIEQELALAEQKSQNAQQVLLSQKEQEISKLQSQIAQFETQQELAKKEAEQAASLQLQEKDKEVQQLENKLTTLRLEHENQLQKTLSALEKERDEVKNQLVLQEKEAALAQTSLKERYEVELRQKDETIEFYKDFKAKQSTKMIGESLEQHCEYEFNKNRMAMFPRAEFGKDNDARTGSKGDYIYREVDENGIEILSIMFEMKNEGDETATKKKNEHFFKELDKDRREKGCEYAILVTLLEADSELYNSGIVDVSYAYEKMYVIRPQFFLPMITLLRNAALNSLQYKQELALVREQNIDITHFEEDLDAFKVAFAKNYQSASTNFGKAIEEIDKAIRRMEEIKKFLTTSENQLRLANNKLDDVSVKKLTRKNPTMKAKFEALKRE; from the coding sequence ATGAATGAAATCAAATGCCCCAACTGTGGGGAGGTTTTTACAGTTAATGAGAGTCAGTACAGTGAGCTTTTGTCGCAGGTGCGGACAGCGGAGTTTGACAAGGAAATCCATGCTCGGATTGAGCAGGAGCTGGCTTTAGCAGAGCAAAAATCCCAGAATGCCCAACAAGTCCTCCTATCGCAAAAAGAACAGGAAATTAGCAAGCTTCAAAGTCAAATTGCTCAGTTTGAGACCCAGCAGGAGTTGGCTAAGAAAGAGGCGGAGCAGGCAGCCAGTCTTCAGTTACAAGAAAAAGACAAGGAAGTCCAGCAACTAGAAAATAAGCTGACAACTCTGCGCTTAGAGCATGAAAATCAACTTCAAAAGACCCTGTCTGCGTTGGAAAAAGAGCGAGACGAGGTTAAGAACCAGCTAGTCTTGCAAGAAAAGGAAGCGGCTCTGGCTCAGACCTCGCTCAAAGAGCGCTATGAGGTAGAGCTGCGGCAGAAAGACGAGACCATAGAGTTCTACAAGGATTTCAAGGCCAAGCAGTCCACTAAGATGATTGGTGAGAGTTTGGAACAGCACTGTGAGTACGAGTTTAACAAGAATCGTATGGCCATGTTTCCACGAGCGGAGTTTGGCAAGGACAATGATGCCAGAACAGGCAGCAAGGGTGACTACATTTACCGTGAGGTGGATGAAAATGGTATAGAAATCCTCTCCATCATGTTTGAGATGAAAAATGAAGGCGATGAGACGGCGACCAAGAAGAAAAACGAGCATTTCTTCAAAGAGCTGGATAAGGATCGGCGGGAGAAAGGCTGTGAGTATGCCATTCTAGTGACACTTCTTGAGGCTGACAGCGAGCTCTACAATTCGGGTATTGTCGATGTGTCATATGCCTATGAGAAGATGTATGTTATCCGGCCTCAGTTCTTCCTACCCATGATTACCCTCCTGCGTAATGCTGCGCTTAACTCGCTCCAGTACAAGCAGGAACTAGCCTTGGTGCGGGAACAGAATATTGATATTACACATTTTGAGGAAGATTTGGATGCCTTTAAAGTAGCTTTCGCCAAGAACTATCAGTCTGCTTCGACCAACTTTGGCAAGGCCATCGAGGAGATTGACAAGGCCATCCGTCGAATGGAAGAAATCAAGAAATTCCTGACGACCTCTGAAAACCAGCTGCGCTTAGCAAACAACAAACTGGACGATGTCTCTGTCAAGAAACTGACGCGCAAAAATCCAACCATGAAAGCTAAGTTTGAAGCACTTAAGAGAGAATGA
- a CDS encoding GNAT family N-acetyltransferase — MTVKIRKVNETDMEKLLPLYEALGYPVDKDELQSRLKNILANPAYGCLVAEKESQLLGFIGYVKLQFFETSDSYYRILALSVSPTARREGVATALMDKVKKLATENGAKALALNSSLTDVRQAAYQFYENYGFEKVTTGFAMNLENNE; from the coding sequence ATGACTGTCAAGATTCGAAAGGTAAATGAGACGGACATGGAGAAACTTCTTCCTCTCTATGAAGCCTTAGGCTATCCAGTAGATAAAGATGAACTGCAAAGTAGGCTTAAGAATATTCTTGCTAATCCAGCTTACGGTTGCTTGGTTGCTGAGAAAGAATCTCAGCTTCTTGGATTTATCGGCTATGTCAAGCTTCAGTTTTTTGAGACAAGCGACTCATATTATAGGATTTTGGCACTGTCAGTCAGCCCAACTGCTAGACGGGAAGGAGTTGCGACAGCGCTTATGGATAAAGTAAAGAAGTTGGCGACAGAGAATGGTGCCAAGGCATTGGCTTTGAACAGTAGCCTGACGGATGTTAGACAGGCTGCTTATCAATTTTACGAAAACTATGGCTTTGAGAAAGTAACAACTGGTTTTGCAATGAATTTAGAAAATAATGAGTAA
- the truB gene encoding tRNA pseudouridine(55) synthase TruB, which yields MNGIINLRKEAGMTSHDAVFKLRKILGTKKIGHGGTLDPDVVGVLPIAVGKATRLVEFMQEEGKVYEGEITLGCSTTTEDASGDVLERTPVTELLEEALIDQVMESMTGEIRQTPPMYSAVKVNGRKLYEYARAGQEVERPERQVTIYSFERTSPISYEDEQARFRFRVKCSKGTYVRTLSVDLGAKLGFASHMSQLTRTSSAGMSLDDALTLDEIAERVSTEDFSFLQPLELGTGDLPKIELTEEQLEEVRHGRFILIENAENILAAFHKGKLIAILEKREEYYKPKKVFL from the coding sequence ATGAACGGAATTATCAACTTAAGAAAAGAAGCGGGCATGACCTCGCATGATGCGGTATTTAAGCTGCGCAAGATTTTAGGAACGAAGAAAATTGGCCACGGGGGTACCTTGGATCCAGATGTAGTCGGGGTACTTCCGATTGCTGTGGGCAAGGCGACGCGCTTAGTCGAGTTCATGCAGGAGGAAGGCAAAGTTTACGAAGGTGAAATTACTCTGGGCTGCTCAACAACGACAGAGGATGCTAGTGGAGACGTCCTTGAGCGGACGCCAGTGACGGAACTTTTAGAAGAGGCTCTCATCGATCAAGTGATGGAGTCCATGACTGGTGAGATTCGCCAGACTCCGCCCATGTACTCTGCAGTCAAGGTAAATGGCCGCAAGCTTTATGAGTATGCAAGAGCGGGTCAAGAAGTGGAGCGGCCAGAGCGGCAGGTTACCATCTATAGTTTCGAGCGTACCAGTCCGATTTCCTATGAAGATGAACAAGCCCGTTTTCGCTTTCGAGTCAAGTGCAGCAAGGGGACCTATGTCCGAACTCTGTCTGTTGATTTAGGAGCTAAGCTGGGCTTTGCCAGTCACATGTCCCAGCTAACAAGGACTTCTTCAGCAGGTATGAGCTTGGATGATGCTTTGACCTTGGATGAAATAGCGGAGCGAGTATCAACGGAGGATTTCTCCTTTCTACAGCCTCTGGAGTTGGGGACAGGTGATCTACCAAAGATTGAACTAACGGAAGAACAGCTCGAAGAAGTGCGCCACGGTCGTTTTATTCTCATTGAAAATGCCGAGAATATCTTAGCAGCTTTTCATAAAGGCAAGCTCATTGCCATTTTAGAGAAAAGAGAAGAATATTACAAACCTAAAAAAGTTTTTCTTTGA